GTTCTTGCAGTAGCACTACTTACTATTGAAgagaattttattaaaaaaattatagaagGAAAATTATCAAAGCAAGTCTAAAACCCCAATATAATCTTAAGTAGGCAAATCTAAAAGAGTGTATACTTCCAAATAATGTCTAGCGTTAAAACCTGACATGTAAATTAAATGACAAAAAAATTGTGAAGAAAAGTAGTTCAAATAGAGTTTTACAAGAACAAACACTGATaataaaatcataatttaaaaacaaaaacataaaatatagaTTTGGATACTCTATTTTTTGTCCAATGATCCAATCAAGTCACATTTTgaccatataatttttttttaaaaaaataaggaAGAAGAAGAATCCATATGATGACCATATAATGATAATAGAGTATCCAAAtccatattatattttatttatgccTTTATTTAGCATTTGATTTCAAGATTACAATTCTCTGTTTAATTTTTGTGTTCAAATTCATATCTAACTAGTGTATACAAAACActtatataaaattattaatCATTAAGTTAGTTTTAtaatttctttatatttttatttaaatattttaattaatgtaGAATGTATGTATATTGGTTAGACATAAGTTGGACTACCAAATTTGACAGATCGTCTGGATTCTTAATTTCAATGGATAAAAACTAAACTAGCTAaacgcgagagagagagagagagagagattattaGACGTAATGTGTTCTCATGTTTAATTAGAGTTCCTAAACGTTATAGTTTCTTAAACTTTACTCAATACAAATGGAAGAACTATTATTTGTTGGTCAATGAATCATTGGGAAATCTAATTTTGGTCGTTATTAACCATTTAAAAACGTGACTCTCCCTTAGTTGTTTTTCTTATATATTTTCGTTGAAATATTTAATGGAAATTCAATACAAATATGGGCCACGTCAATATTTGTTGTTTGTTTTAGTAAGGTCCACACACAAACACAGAAAATATGACTCTATATACTGCATGAGTAGTACTTGAAAAGATATATATAGATAGGGGAaggcatttaaacatataaattaaaaataaagaaaagaaaacattGTGATGTGCATGGTTGCTGCTATGGCCCCCACGGAATATTTCGTGTGCCCTCTAATGCTTCGTCATATGGTAGAATCTTTCTCGTGACACCCCATTTCGTTGCAGTAGCAACTATCTATATATTTTAGAGTAGGACCCCCACAAACTATATAGTATAGATAAatctatgaatatatatatatataatttaataatatatagGTATAAAAGGACTAGTGTATATATGGATATCAATAGGATGATTGAATGTAAAaattattgagagagagagagttgtgaGAGGTTAGTTGGAATGAATTTTCCTTGTGAAAAATGTTCAAGTGATTAGCTAGTATTGATCATCATTATTAATAAGCTTTCTAACTATTTGGGAAAGTAAATAATAGATAGTTGTGGATATGGGCCATCGTTGCTGCAACAAACAGAAAGTCAAGAGAGGCCTTTGGTCACCTGAAGAAGATGACAAGCTCCTTACACATATCACCACTCATGGCCATGGCAGTTGGAGCTCTGTCCCAAAGCTTGCAGGTTCTGTTTCTTTTGCTCTATCTGTAAAAATTAGTGATTTTAAAGTTTATATCATCTTTTCTTATATTGTGAGatgtataatattttatatatgtatatatatatatatttcaataattTGTAAATATAAATGAATAGAATGAGTACTAGAGTGCAGGATTACAAAGGTGTGGGAAGAGCTGTAGATTAAGATGGATAAACTATTTGAGACCAGACCTGAAGAAAGGCTCCTTCACACAAGAAGAAGAACAAATCATTATCGATGTCCACAGAATTCTAGGAAACAGGTACACGACAATAATAAGGAATTCATATCTTTCTTCTTATTTATTTCCCTCTCCTAATGTACTACCACTTTCAACTTATTTACTACAATAATTTATTTTCTACAAATGTTAATCATTATGTTCAATTTCATAGAAAAATTAAGAAAAcctttttgtaaatataaaatatatcaataatattgttACAGATGGGCTCAAATAGCTAAGCATCTTCCTGGAAGAACAGACAATGAGGTGAAGAATTTCTGGAACTCATGCATTAAGAAAAAGCTTATGTCTCAAGGTTTAGACCCACAAACCCATAATTTGATGACGTCGTCGTCGTCGCATCATCAGAACAATAAGAATTTCTGTTCGTCATTCGTCATTTCACAGAATAATCATCACTACGGCAAACAAGTACCCAATAATAATCATGTTATTTCATCATCAATTTTCTCTGTGAACAATTCACATGATGATATCATAACAAAGAATTGCAACTCTAGTAATAACAATATGCTAACCCTACCTAGTAATACTAAATCCACACCCATATCCACCTTCAATTTTCAATGCCAAAACCCAAACAACattactactagtactactattCTTACTTGTAATACTTCTCCAGCTACTCCTAATTGGAACTTTAGCAAAACCCAAAACCCCTCCCAATATGATATTGTTCTCACACCaactatttcttcttcttcatcttcttctgtGAATGTTCAAAGTCTATCAAGACCTGGATTATTGGATAATCTTGGGATATGCGGTTCGAGTTTCGACCCGGTTGAGGAGCCGACAATGGTCCCGGAATATGATCATCTACAACAGCCGACACTGAATGGAGTACAAGATGATCATGAACGTGATCCGAATCAACAGCAAGATCACGAGAAAGATGTTAAGATTTGGGATATGGAAATCGATAAAGCTAGAAACTACGACGACCACTCCAGCTTTGATCTTGGGTTTATGGACTCTACTTTTAATCTCTCAGGGGTAATGTGTCATGATCTTAGCTCCATGGAATATGATCTTGCATGGAATTATTAATTACTAGACTTTGATTACATATGATCTTATTATTATATGTACCGTTGTGATTCATTAACTGATAGGTTTTATTCTTTTAACTTTGTTTTGTTTTGAGTGTCAAGCGTTTTCTTCTTCATGATTTGTAAGTTCTTTATTAATCAATAGTATGtatattttttgtggttgtaTTAATTAGTTATCTGGGCATTCCAGTACacctaaagaaaacaaaaatcCTTTTGTTAGATTTACTACTTAATCTAAAATTCAATTGCATAGAAAAAACAAGTTGTAcaccaaaaaaatatattagcTCTAAATTATGTGTTTTGCAAATTGATCCTAATActttttttcttgaaaaaataGATCCCCAAGCATACTGTTTTAAGGCAAATAAATCACTAGGCCTAACACCATTAAAAAAGCTTACAACCAAAAAGAATCAAGTAAACTTGGCATGCATTGACAAATTGGTTTTTCTTGGAAAAATGACCTATTTTTATAGTGCAAACACTTTGGCCTGCATTCAATAGTTTTGAGCTAAACGcctcttttattaataaaatttttgtATTACTCATTTTactcttaaaataaaataataataaattaaaacaaaactcctaaaactatcatcttcttcttcactccTCTCACTCATCCAGCTATACCCATCCACAACCACCGACCCTCACCCTACcgccaccaccactaccaccaccactggCGACCACTGTCCATTAACACCACCACTGCCACCGACCACTACCCATCATCGGCCACCACCTTCTCTCCCCAAAAAGGTTAGTTTATAAAGTTTTTGTTTATCAAAATTGAGATTTGATATTGTTGTTGTAGATTAAAAATGCAAAAATGATTGTTTTATTGAAAGTATAAATCAGGAATTAGGTTTATTTATTGAGTTATGGAtgttaaagcttgaaaatctaaaaaatattaaTGGTGGTTTTGGCCATTTTCGAGATAGAGAAACTAATATTTGTTTgacagcttgtctaatttttcgacaaggaGTTTGATATTTCAGACTAGTTGTCTAAATTTCAGATCAGTTGTCATatattttcgaccacctgtctaaattttagaccaccTTTAGAATTTAGACAGGTAGTCTAATTTTTAGACAAGTCATCGTATATTTTCAACCACGTGTCGAATTTTCAGACGAGCTGTCGAATTATCAGACAAGTTGTCTAATTGTCAGACAAGTTGTCGAATTTCCAGATTTTaaacttgatttttatttttttatataactttttaatataaataataccaataatttatatttttttattgtattttttcagatatcattgaaaaatattataatattatgtgACAAATTGTGGAAAAAGAATAAAGACTTCTGGAAATTGATTTGAAATGGCTCACAATTAAGATCAAATTTGGTACAAACAAACCTAACTTTTGAGAAGTTAGTTGAACATATATATGAAGTTACAGAAATCAAACACAACATTTTCGATATATAATTACCTTacatgatttatttattttgggcTTGAATGGATATGtaatattttgataattttttgtaattttaaattttatgctTTAGATATGATTTTGTAAGGAAAAATTTAGACTGGTTATACTTGATTTAGACAGGTTGTACAAATTTTAGGCTGCCTATCgaaatatatagatagatagtTGAAAATTTCAGACAAGTAGTCGAATTCTCAGACAGGTTGTTGataaatttatttgaaaattgTTAATTAGGATACAATAATGACGATATGAACCATTATATAGCGTTATTTGAGCTTTTTTTAGACATTTTATGTAACGTCCTGGTTACTctaagaccgttactgtgaactttgaactgtgcttaactcgttaatcgagttctTTAGTTATAAATGtgtttctaggtgttattaatagattAAGGTtgaaaaccaatcaaaaaggaaaagatatattttatttaaaacataaaactgttcatgggcccataaaaacgtttacaagttatttataatccaaaatggtcattacattgCAAAAGTTACAacttgccgacctaagcggcaaaaatagggttaacccctattCCCTCTAAGAAActtcttggtcgtggtggtcaagcgaccgcatatgtacacatcaccacctaagctctccactcaaggctgggtgagcttttcttttcctttacctgcaccacatagcacccatgagccaaagcccagcaagaaaactcaatactgcacgAATAtaacatcaaacgatgatcataataatcatgcagGACTTTTAGCCCTAAATAGGGGAGTGACAATtataaaagtcactaaggtgggttacgtacccttaacaaataagtgatcaagtcactagcttaaacaggataagtgactgatgagcaagtcactaatgtaaaccaaccgagtgaccatggagtcactaatgtgggttccgtacccttagccatgtgatgatacggTCACgtgggcctttggccctggctctgagtaactagtcatagaactaggcaaccgcttttagttttcatcgaacttagggttggtccggcattaatgctcataatgagtcattcaatgcagatgtcgattagatctaatcttttatcggctctgcattcatgatgcttatgtcgttcctgactcttaggtcagtaacatacgaccagtgctcagtaccgttgtcgaacttgactagtaagtcacagcttcacataCAGTCTGACACCATtaccgattctgactagtaagtccttgtcttcacaaataagcaagatttgctaagcatttaatatgcaatcaatgtccacatttaaacactcaacatgcctcaataataaccatgcatgtcatatacggggtgcagttttcttacctctggttcgagcgagaattagtaaaagaacgacccttgagaatgatcaaccttttagttccttgacggtcaccggGTCATAACTAATtacgggattccatcaataaaatgaataacaaaggttcccagaccaaaacctagcctccgagacatcgaatccccgggtagtaggattgattccgaggcctaaggtttgaatccccaagtcGCAGCCCTCCttctccatgccgcggcccaacggCTCAGCAGCTTCTCCCTTCCTCTTCAATGAGCTTGGGCCACGACGCTCTAGAACAGAATCGCG
This genomic interval from Humulus lupulus chromosome 8, drHumLupu1.1, whole genome shotgun sequence contains the following:
- the LOC133794660 gene encoding myb-related protein 330-like, with amino-acid sequence MGHRCCNKQKVKRGLWSPEEDDKLLTHITTHGHGSWSSVPKLAGLQRCGKSCRLRWINYLRPDLKKGSFTQEEEQIIIDVHRILGNRWAQIAKHLPGRTDNEVKNFWNSCIKKKLMSQGLDPQTHNLMTSSSSHHQNNKNFCSSFVISQNNHHYGKQVPNNNHVISSSIFSVNNSHDDIITKNCNSSNNNMLTLPSNTKSTPISTFNFQCQNPNNITTSTTILTCNTSPATPNWNFSKTQNPSQYDIVLTPTISSSSSSSVNVQSLSRPGLLDNLGICGSSFDPVEEPTMVPEYDHLQQPTLNGVQDDHERDPNQQQDHEKDVKIWDMEIDKARNYDDHSSFDLGFMDSTFNLSGVMCHDLSSMEYDLAWNY